Proteins from a genomic interval of Salinarchaeum sp. Harcht-Bsk1:
- the trpG gene encoding anthranilate synthase component II has product MSASDRGDRTATRRGDADATTTDEDRPLVLFVDNFDSFTYNLVEYVSEHADTEVVKNTASLAEIREIDPDAIVISPGPGHPKNERDVGVTIDVLTEISTEVPTLGVCLGLEAAVHAYGGTVGRAPEPIHGKAFPIDHDESGVFAGLEQGMRGGRYHSLVATAVPEDEFEITATADHDGEELVMGIRHREHPIEAVQFHPESVLTAAGHDVIENFLGGL; this is encoded by the coding sequence ATGAGCGCCAGCGACCGAGGTGACCGAACGGCGACTCGACGCGGCGACGCCGACGCGACCACCACCGACGAGGACCGCCCGCTCGTCCTGTTCGTCGACAACTTCGACTCGTTCACCTACAATCTCGTCGAGTACGTCAGCGAGCACGCCGACACCGAGGTCGTCAAGAACACCGCCTCGCTGGCGGAGATCCGCGAGATCGACCCAGACGCGATCGTTATCTCGCCGGGGCCTGGCCACCCGAAGAACGAGCGGGACGTCGGCGTGACGATCGACGTCCTGACCGAGATCAGCACCGAGGTGCCGACGCTCGGCGTCTGTCTCGGCCTCGAGGCCGCGGTTCACGCCTACGGCGGCACCGTCGGCCGTGCGCCCGAGCCGATCCACGGGAAGGCGTTCCCGATCGACCACGACGAATCGGGCGTGTTCGCCGGCCTCGAACAGGGGATGCGCGGCGGCCGCTATCACTCGCTCGTCGCGACGGCGGTACCGGAGGACGAGTTCGAGATTACAGCGACCGCGGATCACGACGGCGAGGAACTGGTGATGGGGATTCGACACCGGGAGCACCCGATCGAGGCCGTGCAGTTTCACCCCGAGAGCGTGCTCACCGCTGCCGGGCACGACGTGATCGAGAACTTTCTGGGCGGGCTGTAG
- the trpE gene encoding anthranilate synthase component I produces MTLSMDRETFVAHAGDVQGAEDDVDTGDPAVIRVATEIESEITPLSAYAALTGRTTDADAADHAFLLESGGKTAASDPDGAFRPSHATTDRHARYSFVGYDPEAVVTVGDDGAEVDVLGDDRYGDLIETNGGDVVDELRATMPDVRREGFDDSDRQRLDGGLVGFLGYDAVYDLWLDEVGVERPESRFPDAEFVLATRVLTFDDVEDSIELVFTPVVRPEDDAGAIYDSLAAEAERVESLLADAEPPETGGFDRVGETAGPREEYEDAVRQAKEHVLDGDIYQGVLSRKRELYGSVDPIGFYAALREVNPSPYMYLLAHDDCSIVGASPETLVSVLDESVMVNPIAGTCPRGAGPVEDRRLAGEMLADDKERAEHTMLVDLGRNDVRRVAEPGSVRVDEFMGVLKYSHVQHIESTVTATLAEHHDAFDATRATFPAGTLSGAPKIRAMEIIDELERSPRGPYGGGVGFYSWSGDAVFAIVIRTATVESGVDPAAVPDAAAVDADAAAAIDGSLDRITVQAGAGIVADSDPTAEFEETESKMDGTLAALERIEDGAARGEGERAAPADATAERSAQGGGDGEGPATEDGTSSEGAGRSADAAADDEAHRAEEPASDQREPAVSGDDAARDGGSVDEEQPATDDTAEQEVGR; encoded by the coding sequence ATGACGCTCTCGATGGACCGCGAGACGTTCGTCGCCCACGCCGGGGACGTCCAGGGCGCAGAGGACGATGTCGACACCGGCGATCCGGCGGTGATCCGCGTGGCGACGGAGATCGAGAGCGAGATCACCCCGCTCTCGGCCTACGCCGCGCTGACCGGGCGGACGACCGACGCCGACGCCGCCGACCACGCCTTCCTGCTCGAGAGCGGCGGGAAGACGGCCGCGAGCGATCCGGACGGCGCCTTCCGGCCGAGCCACGCGACGACGGACCGCCACGCGCGCTACTCGTTCGTCGGGTACGACCCCGAGGCCGTGGTGACCGTCGGCGACGACGGGGCCGAGGTCGACGTGCTCGGGGACGACCGCTACGGCGACCTGATCGAGACCAACGGGGGCGACGTGGTCGACGAACTTCGCGCAACGATGCCCGACGTTCGGCGGGAAGGGTTCGACGACAGCGACCGCCAGCGCCTCGATGGCGGGCTCGTCGGCTTCCTCGGCTACGACGCCGTGTACGACCTCTGGCTCGACGAGGTCGGCGTCGAGCGGCCGGAGTCGCGGTTTCCCGACGCCGAGTTCGTGCTCGCGACCCGGGTCCTGACCTTCGACGACGTCGAGGACTCGATCGAACTCGTGTTCACTCCGGTGGTCCGGCCCGAGGACGACGCCGGGGCGATCTACGACTCGCTGGCGGCGGAGGCCGAGCGCGTCGAGTCGCTGCTGGCCGACGCCGAACCGCCGGAAACCGGCGGCTTCGACCGCGTCGGCGAGACCGCCGGCCCGCGCGAGGAGTACGAGGACGCGGTGCGGCAGGCGAAAGAGCACGTCCTCGACGGCGACATCTACCAGGGCGTGCTCTCCCGGAAGCGGGAGCTGTACGGCAGCGTCGATCCGATCGGGTTCTACGCCGCGCTGCGCGAGGTCAACCCCTCGCCGTACATGTATCTCCTCGCCCACGACGACTGCTCGATCGTCGGCGCGAGCCCGGAGACGCTCGTCTCCGTGCTGGACGAGTCGGTCATGGTGAACCCGATCGCGGGGACCTGTCCGCGCGGGGCCGGGCCCGTCGAGGACCGGCGGCTCGCCGGCGAGATGCTCGCCGACGACAAGGAGCGCGCGGAACACACGATGCTCGTCGACCTCGGACGCAACGACGTCCGGCGGGTCGCGGAACCGGGCTCCGTGCGCGTCGACGAGTTCATGGGCGTGCTGAAGTACAGCCACGTCCAGCACATCGAGTCGACGGTGACCGCGACGCTCGCCGAGCACCACGACGCGTTCGACGCCACGAGAGCGACCTTCCCCGCCGGCACGCTCTCCGGTGCGCCGAAGATCCGGGCGATGGAGATCATCGACGAACTGGAACGCTCGCCACGTGGCCCCTACGGCGGTGGCGTCGGCTTCTACTCCTGGAGCGGCGACGCCGTCTTCGCGATCGTAATCCGAACGGCCACGGTGGAGTCGGGGGTCGATCCGGCTGCCGTGCCGGACGCCGCCGCCGTCGACGCGGACGCTGCCGCCGCGATCGACGGCTCGCTCGACCGGATCACCGTCCAGGCCGGCGCCGGCATCGTCGCCGACAGCGACCCGACCGCCGAGTTCGAGGAGACCGAGTCGAAGATGGACGGGACGCTGGCCGCCCTCGAACGCATCGAGGACGGCGCGGCGCGGGGAGAGGGCGAGCGGGCTGCACCAGCCGACGCGACCGCAGAGAGGTCCGCGCAGGGCGGGGGCGACGGGGAGGGTCCCGCCACCGAGGACGGAACGTCCTCGGAAGGCGCGGGGCGATCTGCGGACGCGGCAGCCGACGACGAGGCGCACCGCGCCGAGGAGCCGGCCAGTGACCAGCGCGAACCGGCGGTCAGCGGAGACGACGCGGCTCGCGACGGCGGGTCGGTCGACGAGGAGCAGCCGGCAACCGACGACACCGCCGAGCAGGAGGTGGGCCGATGA
- a CDS encoding phosphoribosylanthranilate isomerase produces the protein MAGSDATIADGHASIPRVKICGHTSSDDLAASVAAGADAVGVVADVDIETPREVTVRHAADLLAAVPPMATGVLVTMPATVGDAVELIGRTNPDAIQVHGTLEPDAVADLRQRVHVDVIAAIGADDESLAEYAAAADALLVDTPAEDGGGGTGETHDWDATRTATADLDVPVILAGGLDPANVADGIETVRPFGVDVASGVESSGGSKNHEAVREFVSTARAAPADGAVPAAEGSR, from the coding sequence ATGGCAGGATCCGACGCCACGATCGCCGACGGCCACGCTTCGATCCCCCGCGTGAAGATCTGCGGACACACCAGCAGCGACGACCTGGCAGCGAGCGTCGCCGCCGGCGCGGACGCAGTCGGCGTCGTCGCCGACGTCGACATCGAGACGCCCCGCGAGGTGACGGTCCGCCACGCTGCCGACCTGCTCGCCGCGGTGCCACCGATGGCGACCGGCGTGCTCGTGACGATGCCCGCCACGGTCGGCGACGCCGTCGAACTGATCGGGCGGACGAACCCGGACGCGATCCAGGTCCACGGCACGCTCGAACCGGATGCAGTCGCCGACCTTCGCCAGCGGGTTCACGTCGACGTGATCGCAGCGATCGGCGCCGACGACGAGTCGCTCGCCGAGTACGCCGCGGCCGCGGACGCGCTTCTCGTGGACACCCCGGCCGAGGACGGCGGTGGCGGCACCGGCGAAACCCACGACTGGGACGCGACGCGGACGGCGACCGCCGACCTCGACGTGCCGGTGATCCTCGCGGGCGGCCTCGATCCGGCGAACGTCGCGGACGGAATCGAGACGGTGCGACCGTTCGGCGTCGATGTCGCGTCGGGCGTCGAATCGTCGGGAGGAAGCAAGAACCACGAAGCGGTCCGCGAGTTCGTCAGCACTGCTCGCGCTGCGCCGGCGGACGGAGCGGTGCCGGCCGCGGAGGGGTCGCGATGA
- the trpD gene encoding anthranilate phosphoribosyltransferase translates to MEAYIERAADGDDLTQAEAREAATAVFEDATEAQIGALLTALRAKGETEQEIAGFAEGMRAAAKTIDPDREPLVDTCGTGGDDYDTINVSTTTTFVVSGAGVPVAKHGNYSVSSSSGSSDVLEAAGVTLESDPDAVEDLIEAEDVGYMHAPAFHPAMKAVIGPRKELGMRTIFNVLGPLTNPAGANAQIVGVYDPDLVPTLANALANLDVDRALVVHGSGLDEIGIHDETVAAEVSGGDVSEFEIAPEEIGLDRAPVSEIAGGSPEVNAKDLEGILTGEVTGPKRDVILANAGAAIYVAGEANSIEEGVEVAANAIDSGEAAARLDALREA, encoded by the coding sequence ATGGAAGCATACATCGAACGCGCCGCCGACGGCGACGATCTAACGCAGGCGGAGGCACGCGAGGCGGCGACGGCCGTCTTCGAGGACGCGACCGAGGCCCAGATCGGGGCCCTCCTGACAGCCCTGCGAGCCAAGGGCGAGACCGAGCAGGAGATCGCCGGCTTCGCCGAGGGGATGCGCGCCGCGGCGAAGACGATCGACCCCGATCGCGAGCCACTCGTGGACACCTGCGGCACCGGCGGCGACGACTACGACACGATCAACGTCTCGACGACGACCACGTTCGTCGTCTCCGGCGCGGGCGTCCCCGTCGCCAAGCACGGCAACTACTCGGTCTCCTCTTCTTCGGGTAGCTCCGACGTGCTGGAAGCCGCCGGCGTCACGCTCGAGTCCGATCCCGACGCCGTCGAGGACCTGATCGAAGCCGAGGACGTCGGCTACATGCACGCGCCGGCGTTCCATCCGGCGATGAAGGCCGTGATCGGTCCGCGAAAGGAACTCGGCATGCGGACGATCTTCAACGTCCTCGGGCCGCTCACGAACCCCGCCGGTGCGAACGCACAGATCGTCGGCGTCTACGACCCCGACCTCGTCCCGACGCTGGCGAACGCCCTCGCGAACCTCGACGTCGATCGCGCGCTCGTCGTCCACGGATCGGGGCTCGACGAGATCGGGATCCACGACGAGACCGTCGCCGCCGAGGTCAGCGGCGGTGACGTCTCGGAGTTCGAGATCGCACCCGAGGAGATCGGCCTCGACCGCGCGCCGGTCTCCGAGATCGCGGGCGGCAGCCCCGAGGTCAACGCGAAAGACCTCGAGGGCATCCTCACCGGGGAGGTCACCGGTCCCAAGCGCGACGTGATCCTCGCAAACGCCGGCGCGGCGATCTACGTCGCCGGCGAGGCGAACTCCATCGAAGAGGGCGTCGAGGTCGCCGCGAACGCGATCGACTCCGGCGAGGCCGCCGCGCGCCTCGACGCGCTGCGCGAGGCCTGA
- the glmM gene encoding phosphoglucosamine mutase: MDVFGSSGVRGVVNQGMTPAFATQVAQAAGTVWAADRVAIARDTRLSGQMLADAVAAGLASVGTEVERLGVVPTPAAQAHAEREGIPAVLVTASHNPPEFNGLKLVAADGGGLTVETLEAVERTLIEESFETAEWDGIGACRRRTDAAANYVDAVVEAVDAERIAAADLTVAIDPGNGAGCETSPAIFRRLGCDVHTVHAQPDGRFPGRAPEPVPAELGDLSRLVRAADADLGIAHDGDADRAVFVDERGDPIDGDASLAALASAELGQGDAMVSAVNVSQRVVDAVEAAGADLDLTPIGATYLSSRVRELQAAGQSVPIAGEGNGGVFFPPYRLARDGAYGAARFLELVAERPASEIVAPYDDYHFVQANLEYEEEADRDRMIAAATAWAKGQDGTLDTTDGYRVDYGDAWVLMRESGTEPLVRAYAEARDRDRAESLLGEAVEVLEDA; this comes from the coding sequence ATGGACGTCTTCGGGTCGAGCGGCGTTCGCGGCGTGGTGAACCAGGGGATGACCCCGGCGTTCGCCACGCAGGTCGCCCAGGCCGCGGGCACGGTCTGGGCTGCCGATCGGGTCGCGATCGCTCGGGACACCCGGCTCTCCGGGCAGATGCTCGCGGACGCGGTCGCGGCGGGACTGGCGAGCGTCGGCACCGAGGTCGAGCGGCTGGGCGTCGTGCCCACGCCCGCTGCGCAGGCCCACGCCGAGCGCGAGGGGATTCCAGCCGTCCTCGTGACGGCCTCGCACAACCCGCCGGAGTTCAATGGGCTGAAGCTGGTCGCCGCGGACGGCGGCGGGCTGACCGTCGAGACGCTGGAGGCCGTCGAGCGCACGCTGATCGAGGAATCCTTCGAGACGGCCGAGTGGGACGGGATCGGGGCCTGCCGACGCCGGACTGACGCCGCGGCGAACTACGTGGACGCCGTGGTGGAGGCGGTCGACGCGGAGCGCATCGCGGCGGCGGATCTCACCGTCGCGATCGATCCGGGCAACGGCGCCGGCTGCGAGACGAGCCCGGCGATCTTCCGGCGACTCGGCTGCGACGTGCACACCGTCCACGCCCAGCCCGACGGTCGATTTCCCGGGCGCGCACCCGAGCCGGTGCCGGCGGAACTCGGCGACCTCTCGCGGCTCGTCCGCGCGGCGGACGCCGACCTCGGGATCGCTCACGACGGCGACGCCGACCGGGCGGTGTTCGTCGACGAGCGCGGCGACCCCATCGACGGCGACGCCTCGCTCGCGGCGCTCGCGTCGGCGGAACTCGGCCAGGGCGACGCGATGGTCTCGGCGGTGAACGTCTCCCAGCGCGTCGTCGACGCCGTCGAAGCCGCGGGCGCCGACCTCGACCTCACGCCGATCGGCGCGACGTACCTCTCGAGTCGCGTGCGGGAACTCCAAGCCGCGGGCCAGTCCGTCCCGATCGCCGGCGAGGGCAACGGCGGCGTCTTCTTCCCGCCCTACCGCCTCGCCCGCGACGGCGCCTACGGCGCGGCGCGATTCCTCGAACTCGTCGCCGAGCGGCCGGCCAGCGAGATCGTCGCGCCCTACGACGACTACCACTTCGTGCAGGCGAACCTCGAGTACGAGGAGGAGGCCGATCGCGATCGGATGATCGCCGCCGCGACGGCGTGGGCGAAGGGCCAGGACGGCACCCTCGACACGACCGACGGCTACCGCGTCGACTACGGCGACGCGTGGGTGCTGATGCGCGAGAGCGGCACGGAGCCGCTGGTACGGGCGTACGCGGAGGCGCGGGATCGCGACCGGGCGGAGTCGCTGCTCGGAGAGGCGGTCGAGGTGCTGGAGGACGCCTGA
- a CDS encoding type II CAAX prenyl endopeptidase Rce1 family protein, with amino-acid sequence MGSIIQSTRDTLRFPVIRGLSPLWKTLVAVGTYATWTALTWLLEGRIRTLQRPDVVLDRVVYTGVANLLVGTLLAMLLVREFAASGFVSRSRLGFRSIGRTVVAVLIGGGLGFALFALQQPPTTDPVVVANVFAQVLPVSIAEIVICWVVVGGSLEALLRHRGLNRYLATGSALVVSSVLFGVYHFAHSPPFNTVEMVVLLTVVGVGTGLIYFVGRSFYGALAFHNFMALIGVVSSLEEDGQIGSYQQPLPPLLATALVAVLVMVGIERLFVRDTYEEEPGDHRV; translated from the coding sequence ATGGGATCGATCATTCAGTCAACGAGAGACACATTACGCTTTCCCGTGATCCGAGGTCTCTCACCGCTCTGGAAGACGCTCGTAGCGGTCGGCACGTACGCCACGTGGACAGCGCTCACGTGGCTACTCGAAGGTCGTATTCGCACACTGCAACGTCCAGATGTCGTGCTAGACCGCGTGGTATACACGGGCGTCGCGAACCTGCTCGTCGGGACGCTGTTGGCGATGCTACTCGTTCGGGAATTCGCCGCGTCTGGCTTCGTCTCCCGCTCACGGCTTGGATTTCGATCGATCGGCCGCACAGTCGTCGCCGTGCTGATCGGCGGCGGTCTCGGTTTCGCTCTCTTCGCTCTGCAACAGCCCCCTACGACCGATCCCGTCGTCGTGGCGAACGTGTTCGCGCAGGTACTCCCCGTTTCCATCGCCGAGATCGTCATCTGCTGGGTCGTCGTCGGGGGAAGCCTAGAAGCACTCTTGCGCCACCGGGGCCTGAACCGGTATCTCGCCACCGGAAGTGCGCTGGTCGTCTCCAGTGTTCTGTTCGGCGTGTACCACTTCGCCCATAGCCCCCCGTTCAACACAGTCGAAATGGTCGTCCTCCTGACGGTCGTTGGCGTAGGAACGGGCCTCATTTACTTCGTCGGTCGCTCGTTCTACGGGGCACTGGCTTTCCACAACTTCATGGCACTGATCGGTGTCGTTTCCTCGCTCGAGGAGGATGGGCAGATCGGATCCTATCAGCAACCGCTACCGCCACTGCTGGCAACGGCCCTCGTCGCAGTACTCGTCATGGTCGGAATTGAACGGCTCTTCGTCCGCGATACGTACGAGGAAGAGCCGGGAGATCACCGAGTCTGA
- the citZ gene encoding citrate synthase has protein sequence MLEDVQKGLEGVLVAESGLSSIDGDAGRLIYRGYDIETLAREATYEEVLYLLWHDELPTAEELEAFADSIAEERELSADVLETVRRLAASGEEPMAALRTAVSALSADEPEPDADPEDLDATLRKGRRITAKIPTILAAFERYRMDEAPVDPHPDLDLAENFLYMLTGEEPDDIAAETIDQALILHADHGLNASTFTSMVVASTMADVYSSVTAGIGALSGPLHGGANQDVMEMLIEVDESDRDPLDWVKNATDEGRRIPGFGHRVYNVKDPRAKILQARCKELSEANGDEKWYDYTTTIEEYLTEEQGLVEKGIAPNVDFYSGTVYYQLGIPVDMYTPIFAMSRVGGWVGHVLEYQEDNRLIRPRGRYTGPEEAEWVPIDER, from the coding sequence ATGCTAGAGGACGTGCAGAAGGGACTCGAAGGGGTGCTCGTCGCCGAGTCCGGGCTCAGCTCGATCGACGGTGACGCCGGCCGCCTGATCTATCGCGGCTACGACATCGAGACGCTCGCCCGGGAGGCCACCTACGAAGAAGTGCTCTACCTGCTCTGGCACGACGAACTGCCGACCGCCGAGGAGCTCGAGGCGTTCGCCGACTCCATCGCCGAGGAGCGGGAACTCTCCGCCGACGTCCTCGAAACCGTTCGGCGGCTCGCGGCCAGCGGCGAGGAGCCCATGGCCGCGCTCCGGACCGCGGTCTCGGCCCTCTCCGCCGACGAGCCCGAACCCGATGCCGACCCGGAGGATCTCGACGCCACGCTCCGCAAGGGCCGCCGCATCACCGCCAAGATCCCGACGATCCTCGCGGCTTTCGAGCGCTACCGGATGGACGAGGCGCCCGTCGATCCCCACCCCGACCTCGACCTCGCCGAGAACTTCCTCTACATGCTCACCGGCGAGGAGCCCGACGACATCGCCGCCGAGACGATCGACCAGGCGCTCATCCTCCACGCCGACCACGGCCTCAACGCCTCGACGTTCACGTCGATGGTCGTCGCCTCGACGATGGCCGACGTCTACTCCTCGGTCACCGCCGGTATCGGCGCGCTCTCCGGCCCGCTCCACGGCGGCGCCAACCAGGACGTCATGGAGATGCTCATCGAGGTCGACGAGAGCGATCGGGATCCCCTGGACTGGGTCAAGAACGCCACCGACGAGGGCCGGCGCATCCCCGGCTTCGGCCACCGCGTCTACAACGTCAAGGACCCCCGCGCGAAGATCCTGCAGGCCCGCTGCAAGGAGCTCTCGGAGGCCAACGGCGACGAGAAGTGGTACGACTACACCACGACGATCGAGGAGTACCTCACCGAGGAGCAGGGCCTCGTCGAGAAGGGCATCGCGCCCAACGTCGACTTCTACTCCGGGACCGTCTACTACCAGCTCGGCATCCCCGTCGACATGTACACGCCCATCTTCGCGATGAGTCGGGTCGGCGGGTGGGTCGGGCACGTCTTGGAGTATCAGGAGGACAATCGGCTGATCCGGCCGCGTGGACGGTACACCGGGCCGGAGGAAGCCGAGTGGGTCCCGATCGACGAGCGGTAG
- the hjc gene encoding Holliday junction resolvase Hjc, protein MSNAKGDRRERELVNELDATGFAVMRAPASGSATERELPDVLAGDGEAFYAIEAKSSAGDPIYLTAEEVEALIYFAQNFGARPRVAARFDREDWYFFHPDELHSTASANRRVKKEFAIESGETLEELAASGPTTDDEPSVATLDICNAVADGTLEPEEGAEMIDG, encoded by the coding sequence ATGTCCAACGCGAAAGGCGACCGCCGGGAGCGCGAGCTCGTCAACGAGCTCGACGCCACGGGGTTCGCCGTCATGCGAGCGCCGGCCTCCGGCTCCGCGACGGAGCGGGAGCTGCCGGACGTGCTCGCCGGCGACGGCGAGGCGTTCTACGCGATCGAGGCGAAATCGAGCGCGGGCGATCCGATCTACCTCACCGCAGAGGAGGTCGAGGCGCTGATCTACTTCGCGCAGAACTTCGGCGCGCGCCCCCGGGTCGCCGCGCGATTCGACCGCGAGGACTGGTACTTTTTCCACCCCGACGAACTGCACTCGACCGCGAGCGCGAACCGCCGCGTCAAGAAGGAGTTCGCCATCGAATCCGGCGAGACCCTCGAAGAACTCGCCGCGAGCGGGCCCACGACCGACGACGAGCCCTCCGTCGCGACGCTCGACATCTGCAACGCCGTCGCCGACGGCACCCTCGAACCCGAGGAAGGGGCAGAGATGATCGACGGCTGA
- the eif1A gene encoding translation initiation factor eIF-1A, translating into MSDEDGPASVEDIRMPDDDEVFAEVLEMLGANRVRVRCADGVERTARIPGKMQKRIWIREDDVVLVEPWDWQDEKGDISWRYEKSQAETLREEGYIG; encoded by the coding sequence ATGAGCGACGAGGACGGCCCCGCCAGCGTCGAGGACATCCGGATGCCCGACGACGACGAGGTGTTCGCGGAGGTCCTCGAGATGCTTGGAGCGAACCGCGTCCGGGTGCGGTGTGCGGACGGCGTCGAACGGACGGCGCGGATCCCCGGCAAGATGCAAAAGCGGATCTGGATCCGGGAGGACGACGTCGTGCTGGTGGAACCGTGGGACTGGCAGGACGAGAAAGGGGACATCTCCTGGCGCTACGAGAAGTCCCAGGCGGAGACCCTGCGCGAGGAAGGCTACATCGGATAG
- the radB gene encoding DNA repair and recombination protein RadB has translation MSDPIPTGCEPLDELLGGGFERGTVTQLYGPPAAGKTNVVLSAAAAVAADGGTTVIVDTEGVSIDRFEQVVGARARPETAPDGPAVDDAVAAADAGAGEDLQTLAERIVVQDALDFAEQREAVKDAEAFAEQADLIALDSATGFYRLQRDKDQEGGEALRAVADQITHLLSLARREDLAVVITNQVYTDPEEDRIHALGGHTLDHWTGTILRIDRFRGGNRRATLEKHRAKPAGETAQFRITDEGLAGTEQDRL, from the coding sequence GTGAGCGACCCGATCCCGACCGGCTGCGAGCCCCTCGACGAGCTGCTGGGCGGTGGCTTCGAGCGAGGCACGGTCACCCAGCTCTACGGCCCGCCAGCGGCCGGGAAGACGAACGTCGTGCTCTCGGCGGCTGCCGCGGTCGCGGCCGACGGTGGCACGACGGTCATCGTCGACACCGAGGGCGTCTCCATCGATCGCTTCGAGCAGGTCGTGGGCGCTCGAGCGCGTCCGGAGACCGCTCCCGACGGACCGGCGGTCGACGACGCGGTTGCAGCCGCCGATGCAGGAGCCGGCGAGGACCTACAGACGCTCGCCGAGCGGATCGTCGTCCAGGACGCGCTGGACTTCGCCGAACAGCGCGAGGCCGTCAAGGACGCCGAGGCGTTCGCCGAACAGGCCGATCTCATCGCACTCGACAGCGCGACGGGGTTCTATCGGCTCCAGCGCGACAAGGACCAGGAGGGCGGCGAGGCGCTACGCGCCGTCGCCGACCAGATCACCCACCTTCTCTCGCTGGCGCGCCGAGAGGACCTCGCGGTCGTCATCACCAACCAGGTCTACACCGACCCCGAGGAGGACCGAATCCACGCCCTCGGCGGCCACACCCTGGATCACTGGACCGGGACGATTCTCCGCATCGACCGATTCCGCGGCGGCAACCGCCGGGCGACCCTCGAAAAACACCGCGCCAAACCCGCCGGCGAGACCGCGCAGTTCCGCATCACCGACGAGGGACTGGCCGGCACCGAGCAGGACCGGCTCTGA